The genomic region CATCTTGAACAGAACCATCAGATTCTAATCTAAATCTAAATCGAACGTCAGATACTGTATAACCAGCTAAGCTAAATTGCTCTTTTTTCCAATGCGAATTATCAACATCATCAGTATTATCCCATTCACTGTATGAATCCTCATTAAAATAACCTGAGTAACCTCCGATTCCTCTGTAAGTAGACGACGGCAATACAGAATAAGTAGCTCCTCCATCAGTAGAGATTTCAACAAAAGCTTCATCACAACAACCTTCCAATTCAGCAATATGCCAAAACTCTAATACAGGAGCTCCTGTACCCGATAAATCTAAAATACCTGTTTCATGTAAAATATTATCAGCATTTGAACCATAATCATTATAAGCACTTTGGTTTCCTGAATGCGCTAATGCATTAGTTAGTACCCAATCAGTATTTGAACTTGCATCATTTTCAAAGAATAAAACACTATCCTCAAAATCTTCCATTAATGGGAATGGATGCATGTTTGGTAAAGTAGTTAAACTTAACACAGACCAGTTACTTACATCACCAGCTCCACATGAATCTTGTACATAAACATCATAACCAGTATTAGATGTTAACATAGATAAACTATATGGATTGGTAATATTCATAACCGTTGTTCCTGACCCAGGTGTAAATCCAGCTGGACCATATTCAATGTTCCAGTTAGTTGAACCACCAGTTGTCCAACCAATATCTGCACCACTTGACGTGATATTTGAAGCTGTTAAAGCTGTTGGTTGTGGACATGACGGAGCAGGTCCCTGTGACATTACAATATCATCGATATAGAAATAGTAATCTCCTGTACCATAATTAGTATAAAACCTCATGTACATGTCTCCAGGTAATGGAGTAAAGGTAACATTAACCGAAGCACAAGAAGTAGACGGCGAATGATTAGAAGCATCTATTGTGTATGCTGTTGTCCAAGGACCTGAAGCACTTGCAGAATACTGAACCTCAGTAGTTCCAAACGTAACAGGAGTAGCTCCTCCACCAGACCAGTCTATAACTTTATACATAAAATCTAAAGTTATTAGCCCTCCATTTGATGTTCCTATCGAACTCGATGTTAAGTTACCTCCTGAACTGGTGTAAATATTATCCCTTACCGAAGTGCTCGCCTCGCAAGGGTCTGTTGTAGTGGTTGAGTAGGACCCAGACCAGACGCCCATACTACTTTCAAAATCCTCAGAATATGAAATCTGAGCATTTGCATTGTAACCTCCTAGTGTCAGTAGAGACAATGCAAAAAATTTGTAAAATCTTTTCATTTTTTAATCGTTATTAGTTAATAAATCGAAAATAAAAGTACAAAAATAAATTAACATTAGATTAACATAGTGATCACTTAATCTTATTATTAGACAAAAAAAGGCCTGTAGAGCTTTCTACAGGCCTTTTTTTATAAGCTAAATATGATGTTTTATCCAGCTATTCTATTCAATAATCACATTTACATTAAACATTTGATTATCTGTCATTAATCGTATTAAATAGATTCCTAAATCTATGTTTTCTAAAGAAACTTGTTGTTGGCCTCCAGCTTCCATCATAAAAGTGTCAGTATAGAGCACCTTACCTTGAATGTCGATAACTTCCATTACAACTGAGTTTTCTTTTTCATTATTTGTAATGATAAAAGTTCCTTTATTTGGATTAGGGTATACATTAAATATGGTAGGTCCATTTTCCGAAATAGTTGTGCAATCCACTAAATTTACGGTTACTTGGGTAGAGGATGGAGGACAAACACTGTTATCAACAGTATAAGTAAACTGATATGGTCCATCTGGTAAACCATCTGCTATAAACTTACTATCGCTACTTAGCAAACCTGTATTCGTATCATCTTCCCATGTTCCTCCAGCATCAATGGTTCCAGTTAGCCCATTAAACAAAAAGACATCTCCATTACTACAAGCTACAAAGTTTGACAATGCTTCACCTGAATTGGCTGCTGTTACAGCGTTAATAACTACAGTTGCAGTATCAGCATCACATAAATTGGCGACAACATAATAAATTTCATCTCCAATCAATGATAGTGCCCCTGTATTTGCAGTGGTATCATTTACAATAACAAATGGATTAGATGGATACTCCCAATAACCATTATTTGATTGCTGATTAGAAAGTTGCTCTCGTAAGTTAATGGTATCACCTGCACATACTGACAATGGTTCATCTGGACCTTCTCCAGCATACCCGTCAAACGAATAGTCTGAAACTACAAGGTGGATGATTCCACTTTCAGAATAACTCGTCCCCCCAACATAAAACATTACTGTATCACCAGGAGTTGCCCCACAAATTACGACCGCACCATTACCTGAGGCACCGCAAACACTATAGGTTGATGGTGAATAAGCACCTGCATATCCAATTCTATGAAAAGTTTCCATACTGTCACATATTAAAGTATCATTTGCAAAAACTCCAACTATTGAATTAAAATCAGAATTACAAGTCTCAATCAACAGATGGCCTGAAGCTGGAATAACAGTTTTAAACCACACTGTATTGTATTGTTCACCTGGTAAATTACTTTCACCCGCTTGCAATGAAGTCCCAATATTGGAAAATATTCTAGTTGAAAAATCTGTATTAGGACTGACAAAAATAGCGTCACATGTTAAATCATTCAATGCCTCTGTAGCGACAATATGAGGTCCCATCCAGTCACTAACATCTCCACTACCACAATCAGCTTGGACATAAAATTCATACACAGCTCCTAAATTTAAGTTTACAATTGTATCCTGAATATCATTTGAGGAAACAACGGTTCCTGTTCCTTGAACAAAACCTATTTCTCCATACTCAATATTCCACATTGTTTCTTGATTCCCAGCTGTCCAGCTTATAATAACACTATCCATACTAGAATAAGTGTTCACAAAGTCAAACGGAGTCGGACAACTCGGTTCATATATCTTTATATCATCAATATACCAACCGTTACCATTATGCTGTGAATATCCATCTGCATCTACGACAAAACGGATACGAACATTTGAAACGCTATAATTTCTCAAATCAAAAACTTCTTTTTTCCACCAACTATTATCAGGGCTCCCCCCATCTGTACTCCATTGAGTATATGAGAGATTTGCAAAATAACCAAAATAAGCTCCAGCACTTCTATATTCTGAAGAAAGTAAATTATTATAAGTTACACCACCATCAATTGAGATTTGTACACGACATTGATCGAATTGTTCTGTATTAGCAATATGCCAAAATTCTAATACAGGAGCTCCAGCCATTGATAAGTCTAAAATACCTGTTTCGTGCAAAATATTATTCTCGTTTGAATGGTAAATATTCTGTACACTGTGATTTCCTGAATGGGCTAATGTATCGGTTAATATCCAATCAGTATTTGAATTTTCATCGCTTTCAAAAAACAGAACACTATCTTCAAAATCTTCTAATAAAGGAAAAGGGTGCATACTTGGTTGAGTTGTTACACTAATTACTGTCGAGGCACTAACATCTCCTACCCCGCAAGAGTCCTGAACATAAATATCATAATTTGTATTTGGGTTTAACATTGTTAAACTAAATGGATTGGGCACATTGAAAGCCTTAGTTCCTGAGCCAGGCATAAATCCTACTGGACCGTATTCTACATTCCAATTAGCTGCCCCTCCACTTGTCCATAATATATCTACTCCATTTGAAGTAATATTTGAAGCTGAAACATTTAATGGCTGTGGACAAGAAGAAACTGCCCCTTGGATTAAGTTAATATCATCAATATAAAAATAATAGTCTCCAGTATTATAAGTTGTAACAAAACGCATATATAAATCACCTGGACTAGGAGTAAAATTCGCATTGATGGTATTACATGAAGAAGACACATTATGGTTAGAAGCATTTATGGTGTAAATTGTTTGCCAAGGTCCAGAAGCACTAGCTGCGTATTGAACCTCAGTAACTCCAAACGTTGAATGTGTAGGTAAATTTCCATAATAATCAATCACCTTATATTTAAAATCTAAAGCAATTGTACCACCATTAGAAGTCCCAATAAGGCCTGAAGTCAAATGACCACCTGATGGATTATAAATATTATCTCTTACAGACATTATGCCTTCACAGGGCATTATGCTCGAAGTAAAATACGAGCCTGACCAAATTCCCATTCCATTTTCAAAATTTTCGGTATACGAAATTTGAGCATACATTTTGTAGCTCGTCGTTACTATTAGGGATAGTGCAATTAATTTTAATATTCTTTTCATTTTTTCATTCTATTGATTATAAAATTTTAAGTACTTTCACGAAAGTATATGATCACGCATTAATAACTAAATTTTTAATAAAATCTATAGTACTACATCAAAACACTAATCTATATGAATTTAGAACTAAAAAATAAAACAGCTTTTGTTTGTGGA from Flavobacteriales bacterium harbors:
- a CDS encoding T9SS type A sorting domain-containing protein; the protein is MKRILKLIALSLIVTTSYKMYAQISYTENFENGMGIWSGSYFTSSIMPCEGIMSVRDNIYNPSGGHLTSGLIGTSNGGTIALDFKYKVIDYYGNLPTHSTFGVTEVQYAASASGPWQTIYTINASNHNVSSSCNTINANFTPSPGDLYMRFVTTYNTGDYYFYIDDINLIQGAVSSCPQPLNVSASNITSNGVDILWTSGGAANWNVEYGPVGFMPGSGTKAFNVPNPFSLTMLNPNTNYDIYVQDSCGVGDVSASTVISVTTQPSMHPFPLLEDFEDSVLFFESDENSNTDWILTDTLAHSGNHSVQNIYHSNENNILHETGILDLSMAGAPVLEFWHIANTEQFDQCRVQISIDGGVTYNNLLSSEYRSAGAYFGYFANLSYTQWSTDGGSPDNSWWKKEVFDLRNYSVSNVRIRFVVDADGYSQHNGNGWYIDDIKIYEPSCPTPFDFVNTYSSMDSVIISWTAGNQETMWNIEYGEIGFVQGTGTVVSSNDIQDTIVNLNLGAVYEFYVQADCGSGDVSDWMGPHIVATEALNDLTCDAIFVSPNTDFSTRIFSNIGTSLQAGESNLPGEQYNTVWFKTVIPASGHLLIETCNSDFNSIVGVFANDTLICDSMETFHRIGYAGAYSPSTYSVCGASGNGAVVICGATPGDTVMFYVGGTSYSESGIIHLVVSDYSFDGYAGEGPDEPLSVCAGDTINLREQLSNQQSNNGYWEYPSNPFVIVNDTTANTGALSLIGDEIYYVVANLCDADTATVVINAVTAANSGEALSNFVACSNGDVFLFNGLTGTIDAGGTWEDDTNTGLLSSDSKFIADGLPDGPYQFTYTVDNSVCPPSSTQVTVNLVDCTTISENGPTIFNVYPNPNKGTFIITNNEKENSVVMEVIDIQGKVLYTDTFMMEAGGQQQVSLENIDLGIYLIRLMTDNQMFNVNVIIE